The region atatttttaaaattatcataaaatatatctTATTTAACATCTTATTCTCTTAAATCTCTTGTAGCGTCTCTTAGACATTATTCTTTTGTATCTGTAAACCTAActgaaaaatgaaatgaaatcttCAGAATTTCTAGATGTGTGATTATCCCTTTTATTATTTGATCTGGTCAACTATATTTAtatagttaaaataaatattataatataaatttattttataatgtgacataattatctttagtacatattatattataaaaaattgtatacATACACGTTTAAGGACATATAATATATCAATTGTTATATAATTAATTGTGAATGTAtaataactattataatattattatattaaatgtgCATTCTTCCATTAATGATGTGCAACCTAAACCTTGAACATGTAACTAGTTTTATCatatactataatatatatacaattagtacatattataataacataattatatataGGGTTACATATCAAATTTCATTTGGCATGTTGGTTGGAAATAACATCGTCATATGTTGAATTTTACCGGATTGGCCAAAAAGCTTTTTCGAGGATCCACTTCACTAATAAAGAAGGCAATAAAAGAGAAACAAACGAGGAAGAGTGATTTGTTTGACATTAAGATTGGTTGGTAAAAGAGCTCTTTTCTTTGAGAGTGAGTCTAGTTAATGTAACAGAGGAGCCTAACCTATATAcaattaattacatatttaatatttaggttgcatatcattaatatattaattatataacaattaatatattGTGCCATTAAACATGTATGtatactattttatttaatataatacaatatgcactaaatataattatgtcacattataaattaaattgatattgttaagatatcacaaccaaaacatatctATACTGAATTAATCTTTCATTCATCAAAAACTTATCAGTACAATCttctatttacttatttatagaatcaaataagtaaattgatCTAACAGCTTTCAACTAACACATTAAATTGCTTTCAACTGATACGTTTAACAGTTAGCTAACCAGCTAAATAACTAACTGCCTATCAATTACTTTAACCCatatcataatatttattttaattatataaatattaactagtttttggtttaaaaaattaACTAGTTGATTTATCAAATCTGTCTAGAAATCAGCTGCCATTCCTAATTAAGAGTAAGGGAAATTAAGCCTAAGTCCTCTCCAAAATCGCTTGTTCCAACCCAAATGCGTAAATTAACAACCATAAGCCTAAGCAAACagaggagaaaattaatttttgaaaactgAATATCAACCATCTTTGAAtgattttacttaaatattttctattatttgaccatttttaaaatcattgtttaaaactatttttaatgaaataaacacataataatcAATGCCtaattaaatcaaaaataaaaaaaatacaacacATTATATATTGTTTTCGATGACAAATTAGGGCCAAAATGAAGCTAGATAGAATTTAAACTCGTACTATTActgataaaaaatatttatattattataatattcatatttgtattataacttttattattaaatatttacaaaaaataatatatttattaaaatatttttaataaaatattatgaatactatttaatgttaatattttaattagatcaatattgtaatattttaaaaataacaaagtattattaatataataatatttaactcaattcaaattaattttttttacaaaaatcatgtaagtcatttttcccaaaattatctCAATAACTATGGCAAGGGAAAACAATTTccaaaagtaaaatattttggcTGCTCAATAAATcattttacataaaacaaaacacaataaaatactaaaaagcATTTCCCATAAACAAACAAAACTACATCAAGAAAACAAACAACACTGTAATATCATTTTTATGCTACCAATAATATGAGCTGAAGACATGAAACACATGTATGTCATCAAGCAAACACACTGCAGCATATCAATAACAGAATACAACAAAGCCCTGCACTAAGTTTTCATTGTAATAAAACAAATCGCAGGCAAAACATTTTATTTACTCTACTGCCAAATGGGAGTTATCACTACATATTTTCTTAGGACTAGGAGACGCAGATTCCTGCTAGTCGCAAAGTAGCCTCACCTCCCTCTTCAGGAATGAAGGCAACGAAAAAGCAGCCTTATGCATCTGTCAGTACAACACAATAATTACATTTCTACATCATAATTCATAACGCTATCACACTACTAAAGTACTAATACATATCTCCATCTCACAACATAACTGCATCATGTGCATTTATAGAAGAAACATTCACGCATTACCCTACATCTGTTCTAACTtgttaataaatgaaaaacaataCATGAAGCTTCAATAAAAAGGCCTACTCTAAACCAGCAGAAGTAGGAATAGTAGTTGCAACTTTGGTTTTCAGAGAAAAGAATCATTGAAAAAACAATCCAGCAGACCAAGATGTTAATTCATCAAGAAATGAAGCAACGCCTAATCAGTATACCTGTCAATTGCATGGATCGAATTGGTTTTGGATCAAATAAATTCAGATCATGTtcgggttttaaaatttttgaattatttcagGTTCAAATCATTTGAGTTTTCATCTGTTGCAGGATTAGGCTGTTTTGGGTTCGGGCCATTTCAGGTTCAAGTCATTTTGGGTTCAAATAATTCGAGTTTTCCAGTCGGGTTTTTCGAATTTGATCATCTCAAGTTCAGATCACCCCGGGTTGCTTGTTCAATTTATTTTGAGTTCAAGTCATTTCGGGTTCAAGTCTGCCAGGTTTGGACAATTTCAAGTTTGAGTGATTTTGGGTCTGGGTCATTTCCGGTTTGGATCATTTTCAGGTTTGGGCTTGTTGCCTTTTTATGATCATATCAGATTTGGATTTGAGTTAATCAGGTTTGCATTTTCGGGTTCAGGTCAAAATTGACAGTCTACTCATTAGTTTAGGTTCATTTCAGCACAACGAGCAGATTATATTGTTTAAGGATTTAATGTCCCAGAGCAAACATAACTTAGCACCCtgctaaaatgaatgaaaatgggaACTTTAAGATGAGTTCTCACCTGAGAGTTGTAATATCTAAGTTCTCTCTTATGCTGATGAGCTCCTTCTAACTTTTCAATAGGGTTAATGGGATTCAGAAAATCAACTGCTGGCCCCTCTGTCGAGCATATCAGAAAACCAATCACACCACTGCATTAAAAAAAGAAACCAGAAGTCAGAAATGAGATTCATTTGACGCCTTACCAATTGGTAAATCATAACAGATAAATTTGCCACCAAAAAATGCATCATATAATTATctaaaagagaaataaggtgaaaaACATAGCATAATTAAAATACCTTGGATATGTTGGAACACTCGCCCATGCATAATGAACAGAACCTTTGAATATTTCGCGGCAAATAGAGATCATATCATCAATTAGATGTGTATGAAGCCACATACTCTCTGCCATGTTACATAGGACACCACCAGGCCTTAAAGCTCTAGCTAACGTATCAAAAAATGGTTTCTCTACAAGCTCTTGAGCAGGACCTACATTgcaggaaaaaaagaaaatttaaagctCGAATATTGTCCAGCcttgaaacaaaaatcaatttgCAAATACCATTGTTGTAAAATCCCCTAGAGCCCTTGAAAACTAAAAGAGATCCATAACAAAGCATCTAAGCAAAGATCACCACATATATTCTTTAAGACACGGTGAAAGCATTTTCAAACTTCTAACTCTAatgttccatttttttttctcatgttGGAAGAAACGATAGATTTTTCTACTGGTATATGCAGACCTCgtcaaattagaaaataaaattataatggaCCAAAATTACAACATACCTACAGGATCTGATGAATCAACAATGATTACATCATACTTCCCTTCTGGAACATTACGAAGAAACTCAACAGCTGTTAAGATTATGCAAGAAAAATTATCAGCTCGGGAATTATAGCTATGCTGACCACCCAcagtaaaaaattaatataaataaaatgaataaatattgtTTTAGCCTACCATCACCAACATGAAGACAAACACGGGGGTCTTCAAATCCAGCAGCCAGTTCTGGAAAGAACTTCTTAGAAACCTAGAATAAGAGAATGTGGTAAATGTCTACTAAGTTGCAtttttagatataaattaaaatgaaaataaaacaagaaGAGATGCTAAATAAAATACCTCTATAACCATCCTATCTATTTCACATATATCAATGAGCTCAACAGAGCTGTGCCGAGAAATCTCTGCAAGAACCCCACCATCACCACCTCCCACAACCAGAACCTGTATTCAGTATCTAGGTAAAGTTAACACAAAACCACTTTGAAGCTAAAGTAAAATCTTTCTAGAAGTTTGGAACTAAGGTCAGATAAATAAGGTTTTTGATAAAAGCGGAAATTTGTCGCCTAATCAGGGTTCAAGCACTTTAAATGAGCCAAATAGCTTAGGGGATGTATCTCATGATTTTCTTGACAGAAAAGACTATAACCATCTAACTGCCTTTCTAGCACAAAACTTCATACAGATTGCATGATTATGCAGTactaaagaaaaaaattcaaatcgcaacttagaaattgaagaaaagaaaagttcGAAAAGTCCAACAATATAAATGGTATTAGCAAAGATAAAAGGGAAACTACCGACTTCCACATGgagtgaaaaaaaaatctatgCTTAGATAAGATGAGATTACAGTTTTGGGAGATGGAATTGAGCAAAGGGGAAGATGAGTTATCATCTCCTGATATGCACATTCATCCTTCTCAGTCAGCTGAACTATACCATCAAGAACAAGCACTTTCCCGTAGCTTGATGACTGCAGAGGAAGTATCATCATTGGCAAGAATGTGCATAACAAGCAGTCaggcaaaaaataaataaagcaaaggGAACAGAAAGACAGGAACTAGAGGTAAAAAATTACGGAAATCATAAAGTAGAG is a window of Gossypium hirsutum isolate 1008001.06 chromosome D08, Gossypium_hirsutum_v2.1, whole genome shotgun sequence DNA encoding:
- the LOC107908990 gene encoding spermine synthase isoform X2; the protein is MGEDAGRGLECQKIMDGKGNNGNSSQKAIPSCCLKARASAPELEAKCHSTVVSGWFSESQSSSDKAGKMVYFNNPMWPGEAHSLKVESILYKASSDYQEVLVFESSSYGKVLVLDGIVQLTEKDECAYQEMITHLPLCSIPSPKTVLVVGGGDGGVLAEISRHSSVELIDICEIDRMVIEVSKKFFPELAAGFEDPRVCLHVGDGPAQELVEKPFFDTLARALRPGGVLCNMAESMWLHTHLIDDMISICREIFKGSVHYAWASVPTYPSGVIGFLICSTEGPAVDFLNPINPIEKLEGAHQHKRELRYYNSQMHKAAFSLPSFLKREVRLLCD
- the LOC107908990 gene encoding spermine synthase isoform X1 codes for the protein MGEDAGRGLECQKIMDGKGNNGNSSQKAIPSCCLKARASAPELEAKCHSTVVSGWFSESQSSSDKAGKMVYFNNPMWPGEAHSLKVESILYKASSDYQEVLVFESSSYGKVLVLDGIVQLTEKDECAYQEMITHLPLCSIPSPKTVLVVGGGDGGVLAEISRHSSVELIDICEIDRMVIEVSKKFFPELAAGFEDPRVCLHVGDAVEFLRNVPEGKYDVIIVDSSDPVGPAQELVEKPFFDTLARALRPGGVLCNMAESMWLHTHLIDDMISICREIFKGSVHYAWASVPTYPSGVIGFLICSTEGPAVDFLNPINPIEKLEGAHQHKRELRYYNSQMHKAAFSLPSFLKREVRLLCD
- the LOC107908990 gene encoding spermine synthase isoform X3, yielding MGEDAGRGLECQKIMDGKGNNGNSSQKAIPSCCLKARASAPELEAKCHSTVVSGWFSESQSSSDKAGKMVYFNNPMWPGEAHSLKVESILYKASSDYQEVLVFEVLVVGGGDGGVLAEISRHSSVELIDICEIDRMVIEVSKKFFPELAAGFEDPRVCLHVGDAVEFLRNVPEGKYDVIIVDSSDPVGPAQELVEKPFFDTLARALRPGGVLCNMAESMWLHTHLIDDMISICREIFKGSVHYAWASVPTYPSGVIGFLICSTEGPAVDFLNPINPIEKLEGAHQHKRELRYYNSQMHKAAFSLPSFLKREVRLLCD
- the LOC107908990 gene encoding spermine synthase isoform X4 — protein: MGEDAGRGLECQKIMDGKGNNGNSSQKAIPSCCLKARASAPELEAKCHSTVVSGWFSESQSSSDKAGKMVYFNNPMWPGEAHSLKVESILYKASSDYQEVLVFEVLVVGGGDGGVLAEISRHSSVELIDICEIDRMVIEVSKKFFPELAAGFEDPRVCLHVGDGPAQELVEKPFFDTLARALRPGGVLCNMAESMWLHTHLIDDMISICREIFKGSVHYAWASVPTYPSGVIGFLICSTEGPAVDFLNPINPIEKLEGAHQHKRELRYYNSQMHKAAFSLPSFLKREVRLLCD